From Nicotiana tabacum cultivar K326 chromosome 22, ASM71507v2, whole genome shotgun sequence, one genomic window encodes:
- the LOC107829750 gene encoding uncharacterized protein LOC107829750 yields MSTEKSPLEQTAPAVASSCRKKKSESATFLEDVKDHIDEFINASMDEHKTCFKKTIQKALWIILKSSALIWLCLQMFGMSKIVAERNAEAKEVESSLPLRTVVSE; encoded by the exons ATGTCAACCGAGAAGAGTCCACTTGAGCAAACAGCACCTGCTGTTGCATCATCATGCCGAAAGAAGAAGTCTGAAAGTGCCACGTTTTTGGAGGATGTAAAGGATCACATTGATGAGTTTATAAATGCCTCAATGGATGAACACAAGACTTGTTTCAAGAAGACCATCCAGAAG gcaTTATGGATTATCCTTAAAAGCAGTGCTCTTATATGGTTATGCCTTCAGATGTTTGGGATGTCTAAAATTGTTGCTGAAAGAAATGCTGAAGCAAAGGAGGTTGAGAGCTCACTTCCTCTCCGAACTGTTGTATCCGAGTAA
- the LOC107829749 gene encoding ethylene-responsive transcription factor ERF003 has translation MARPQQRYRGVRQRHWGSWVSEIRHPLLLLQKYKIKQTSYNRPLWSEPFPDPAHSKTRIWLGTFETAEDAARAYDEAARFMCGQRARTNFPYNPNMPQTSSSKILSANLTAKLHKCYMASLQMAKTSAQEHRIQSSHVDVLKNAPIQEHVAYEMKQQMVVPKTSVLTHEEAANLGVKKVQDVESIPQFVKPLEDDHIEQMIEELLDYGSIELCSNVTSH, from the exons ATGGCTAGACCACAACAGCGATATAGAGGCGTTCGACAGAGACATTGGGGTTCTTGGGTCTCCGAAATTCGCCATCCTTTACT cctcttgcagaaatacaagataaaacaaacttcatataatagacccttgtggtccgaacCTTTTCCGGATCCCGCGCATAG TAAAACAAGAATTTGGTTAGGAACATTTGAGACAGCAGAAGATGCAGCAAGAGCATATGATGAAGCAGCAAGGTTTATGTGTGGTCAAAGGGCTAGAACCAATTTCCCATACAATCCAAACATGCCACAGACATCTTCCTCAAAGATTCTGTCAGCTAATTTGACAGCCAAGTTGCACAAATGCTACATGGCTTCACTTCAAATGGCCAAAACCTCAGCACAAGAACATAGAATCCAATCTTCACATGTTGATGTACTAAAAAATGCACCCATTCAAGAACATGTTGCCTATGAAATGAAACAACAAATGGTAGTGCCAAAGACATCAGTATTGACACATGAGGAAGCAGCCAACTTGGGAGTAAAGAAAGTTCAAGATGTGGAGAGCATACCACAATTTGTGAAGCCACTTGAAGATGATCACATAGAACAAATGATTGAAGAATTGCTGGATTATGGGTCCATTGAGCTTTGCTCTAATGTTACTTCTCATTAA
- the LOC107829751 gene encoding transmembrane 9 superfamily member 11-like: MDFFDKLKNWILVYSLFLQCASGFYLPGSFPHKYNIGNQFSVKVNSLTSIDTEIPYGYYSLPFCKPLEGVKDSAENLGELLMGDRIENSPYRFKMHVNESEIFLCQTNALSADEFKVLKERIDEMYQVNLILDNLPAIRYMNKDGYFLRWTGYPVGIKVNDVYYVFNHLKFTVLVHKYERSTVPGVIGDGDGAELITTDDKSITDTPSYMVVGFEVVPCSFQHTTDLLKNLKPYDKFPSPINCDPATVAVMIQEGKPLVFSYEVNFVESDIKWPSRWDAYLKMEGSKVHWFSILNSMMVITFLAGIVLIIFLRTIRRDLARYEELDKEAQAQINEELSGWKLVVGDVFRVPENSTLLSMMVADGCRILGMAVVTILFAALGFMSPASRGTLITGMLLFYMFLGIIAGYVAVWLLKTLNAGNTNGWFSISWRVSFFFPGIAFLILTVLNFLLWGSHSTGAIPFTTYIVLLLLWFCISMPLTLIGGYIGTKAPHLEYPCRSNQIPREIPANRFPTWLLVIGAGTLPFGTLFIELFFIMSSIWLGRVYYVFGFLLVVLILLVVVCAEVSLVLTYMHLCMEDWRWWWKSYFASGSVAIYIFFYSINYLVFDLKSLSGPVSAMLYLGYSLLMALAVMLATGAIGFLTSFFFVHRLFSSVKID; encoded by the coding sequence ATGGATTTCTTCGATAAATTAAAGAATTGGATATTGGTCTATAGCTTGTTTCTTCAATGCGCTAGTGGATTTTATTTGCCTGGTAGTTTCCCACACAAATATAATATTGGTAATCAATTTTCCGTCAAAGTGAATTCCTTGACATCAATTGATACAGAAATACCTTATGGATATTACAGCTTACCTTTTTGTAAACCTTTAGAAGGTGTTAAGGACAGTGCTGAAAATTTAGGTGAGCTTCTTATGGGAGACAGAATTGAAAACTCACCTTATAGATTCAAGATGCACGTAAACGAAAGTGAAATATTTTTGTGTCAAACAAATGCATTGTCAGCTGATGAATTCAAAGTTTTGAAAGAAAGGATTGATGAAATGTACCAAGTTAATCTGATTCTTGATAATCTTCCTGCAATTCGATATATGAATAAAGATGGTTATTTTCTTAGGTGGACGGGTTATCCGGTTGGTATTAAGGTTAatgatgtgtattatgtgttcaACCATTTGAAATTCACTGTGTTGGTTCACAAGTATGAGAGGAGTACTGTGCCAGGTGTGATTGGGGATGGAGATGGTGCTGAGTTAATTACAACAGACGATAAGTCTATCACGGATACACCAAGTTATATGGTTGTTGGATTTGAAGTTGTCCCCTGTAGCTTTCAACATACCACAGATTTGCTTAAGAATCTAAAACCATATGATAAGTTTCCTTCACCTATTAATTGTGACCCGGCGACAGTAGCCGTGATGATTCAAGAAGGTAAACCATTGGTATTTAGTTATGAGGTAAACTTTGTGGAGAGTGACATTAAGTGGCCATCTAGATGGGATGCATATTTGAAAATGGAAGGTTCAAAAGTTCATTGGTTTTCGATTCTTAATTCTATGATGGTTATAACATTCCTAGCAGGAATAGTGTTGATTATTTTCTTGAGGACTATTCGAAGAGATCTAGCTCGATATGAAGAGCTTGATAAAGAGGCTCAGGCTCAGATAAATGAGGAATTATCAGGATGGAAACTTGTCGTTGGCGATGTCTTCAGAGTTCCAGAGAACTCGACACTCCTTAGTATGATGGTTGCTGATGGATGTCGCATTTTAGGAATGGCAGTTGTAACAATATTATTCGCGGCTCTTGGATTTATGTCTCCAGCCTCTCGCGGCACCCTTATTACTGGCATGCTTTTGTTCTACATGTTTTTAGGTATAATTGCTGGATATGTTGCTGTTTGGCTTTTGAAGACACTGAATGCTGGTAATACCAATGGATGGTTTTCAATTTCCTGGAGagtttctttcttctttcctggAATTGCATTTCTTATACTAACTGTTCTGAATTTCCTCTTATGGGGAAGTCATAGCACTGGTGCAATTCCTTTCACTACATACATTGTTCTGTTGTTACTGTGGTTTTGCATTTCTATGCCTCTTACACTCATAGGTGGATATATTGGTACAAAGGCTCCACATCTCGAGTATCCTTGTCGTAGCAATCAAATCCCTCGTGAAATCCCAGCAAATCGATTCCCTACTTGGTTGCTGGTAATTGGAGCAGGAACACTTCCATTTGGAACTCTATTCATTGAACTCTTCTTCATCATGTCTAGCATATGGCTCGGTCGTGTTTACTATGTGTTCGGGTTTCTGTTGGTGGTACTGATCCTACTAGTGGTGGTTTGTGCTGAAGTTTCTTTGGTCCTGACTTACATGCATTTATGTATGGAAGATTGGAGATGGTGGTGGAAATCATACTTTGCATCTGGCTCAGTCGCGATCTACATATTCTTCTACTCCATCAACTATCTTGTTTTCGATCTCAAGAGTCTCAGCGGACCTGTCTCGGCCATGCTCTACTTAGGTTACTCGCTTTTAATGGCTCTTGCTGTTATGCtagcaactggagctataggttTCTTGACGTCTTTCTTCTTCGTTCATCGTCTCTTCTCTTCAGTGAAAATTGACTGA